A single Pan troglodytes isolate AG18354 chromosome 19, NHGRI_mPanTro3-v2.0_pri, whole genome shotgun sequence DNA region contains:
- the LOC129137705 gene encoding zinc finger CCHC domain-containing protein 9, with the protein MSLALSFGSFVPHPPVSFSTCRLPLSTQPFLQEDSPREVRRFKRQGAKKNAMVCFHCRKPGRGIADCPAALENQDMGTRRCYKCGSTEHEITKCKAKVDPPLGECPFAKCFVCGEMGHLSRSCPDNPKGLYADGSGCQLHGSVEHLKKDCPESENSDRMATVGLWAKGISADYEDIVDAPKPQKPKTKISKGVNF; encoded by the coding sequence ATGAGCCTGGCCTTGTCTTTCGGGTCCTTCGTGCCCCACCCACCCGTGTCCTTTAGCACATGCAGACTTCCACTCTCCACCCAGCCCTTCCTCCAAGAGGACAGTCCACGGGAAGTAAGAAGATTTAAAAGACAAGGGGCAAAGAAAAATGCAATGGTGTGTTTCCATTGTAGAAAACCTGGTCGTGGAATTGCGGATTGCCCTGCCGCCCTTGAAAATCAAGATATGGGCACTAGAAGATGTTACAAGTGTGGGTCCACAGAGCACGAAATAACCAAGTGTAAGGCTAAAGTAGACCCGCCTCTTGGCGAATGTCCTTTTGCAAAATGTTTTGTCTGTGGAGAAATGGGGCACCTGTCTAGATCTTGTCCTGATAATCCCAAAGGACTCTATGCTGATGGTAGTGGTTGCCAACTTCATGGCTCTGTGGAACATTTAAAGAAAGATTGCCCTGAAAGTGAGAATTCAGATCGAATGGCCACAGTTGGTCTGTGGGCAAAGGGAATAAGTGCAGACTATGAAGACATTGTGGATGCaccaaaaccacaaaaacccaaaacaaaaatatctaaagGTGTTAATTTTTGA